The stretch of DNA CGGGCGAGCGGCGCCTCGGCGACATCGGTGAGCACCCGCACGCCCTTGCCCTTGGAGGCATTGGTGGGCTTGAGGATCCAGCGCCGAGCGGGGTCGGCCAGGGCCGCCGCCTGAAGCGCGTGGTAGTCGTCCGGCATCACATAGGCGCGGGGAAAGAACGCCAGCCGCCGGATGAGCTCGTGGTCGACGCCGTGGCTCTCCCTGAGGCGCTCGCGCAGGGTGGCGAGGCTGTCATGGAGGCGGCTCTTGACGGTCAGCGCCGCATTGCCCGGGAAGTGGTTCATCCGGCGCGTCGGCGAGACCCGCCGGAACTGCGCGGCATCCGGCATGCCGGTGATCCAGCCGGCGTCCCAGTCGTGCTCGTCCCCGGCCTGCCAGCCCAGCGGCTCGAGGGCCTCGCGGAAGAACCGGTCCTGCTCGGCCGCCCGCTTGCCACCTAGCCAGAAGCGTCGTGTCGGCGAATGCTGATCCGTCATGCTCGGGGTCTCCTCTCCGGCCATCGCGATGGTCGTGTGGTCGATGATGCGCGCTGGTCACTCTGTCGCCGCGCCTGCACGGTCCTTACAGCGATAGCAAGCGGAACGCGTTCTGTCGCGCCTTGATTTATGGAACGATCGATACTAAATTACCCGCATGACACGAGGACGCCCCATCGCATTCAGCCCTGACGAGGCGGCCAACGCCGCCATGCGGGTCTTCTGGGCCCGAGGCTACGACAGCGCCTCGACCCGGGACCTGCTCGAGGCCATGGGCCTCTCGCGCAGCAGCCTCTACCAGGCCTTCGGCAACAAGGAGCAGCTGTTCCTGGAGGCCCTGCGGCGCTATCGCGAGTCCCTGGTCGGCCGGCTCGAGCGGCGGCTCGAGGCGGCGCCCTCGGCCATGGCGTTCCTGGAAGCCCTGTTTCGCGAGACGGCGGGCGAGGCCGGCAGCGATCGCGCCGCCCTGGGCTGCCTGATCTTCAACTCGGCCAGCGAGCTGGGCCAGCGCGGCGACCCGCCCTCACGGCAGGCCCGCGAGAGCATGGCCGCCATCACGGCGCTGCTCCACCAGGCCGTGGTGCGGGCCCAGGCGCAGGGCGACATCGCCCCGGAACGGGACGCCGAGGCCCTGGCCAGCTACCTGACGATGGGTATGGCCGGCCTCAGGACCCTGCTGAAGAGCGGGGCGGACATCGGTCAGGCCGGACAGGCGGCGGAGCTGCTGCTCGACGGCCTGCGACGCTGAACGTCCCCTTTCATTTGCCATTTATGGAACGATCAATCCATAAATGGCGCGACACGCCACACCCATGACGACGACGGAGGTACCCCCCATGTCAGCCGACTACCAGATGCAACTTCCTCCCCAGACCCTCGACAACGCCGACGCCAAGGCGAAGCCGCTGCTCGAGCAGGCCAACGACCAGTTGGGCTTCGTGCCCAACATGTACGCGGGCATGGCCAAGGCACCCGGCGTGCTGGACACCTACCTGCACGGCTACGCTCTCTTCCGCGAGGACTCCGGCTTCGCGCCGCCCGAGCAGGAGGTGGTTTTCCTGACCATCAGCCGGCTCAACGGCTGCGGCTATTGCATGTCCGCCCACAGCATGCTGGCCGACAAGATGTCCCAGGTCCCCGCCGAGGTGCTGGAGGCGATCCGCCACGACCAGCCGATTCCCGACGAGCGCCTCGCCGCACTGAGCCGGTTCACCCGGGTGATGTTCGAGACCCGGGGCATGCCCACCGAGGCCGACGTCAAGGCCTTCCTGGACGCGGGCTTCGAGGAGCAGCAGGTGCTGCAGATCGTGCTGGCCCTGGCCGTCAAGACGCTCTCCAACTACGCGAACCACGTCAACCATCCGGAGATCGACGAGGCCTTCGCCGGGTACGCCTGGAAGGGCTGACCCTTACCCGCCTCGAACCGCAGGACGCCCTGGCCGGGTCACCGGCCAGGGCGTCTTCACGTCGCTCCGTCGACGGGTCGGGGCGGTTGGCATGGGCTTGGCCCGGTCGCCGGGGCCTGCCGCTCAGTCCAGCGGCCCGGCCCCGCCGCTCAGCCCAGTCGCTCGGCCAGGGCGTCGAGGTCGGCCACGGTGATGTCCGGGTCGATCCCCCAGGGGTCGAAGGGCGCATCCGGGCTGCGCCGCACCCAGGCGGCATGCAGGCCGGCATGGCGGGCGCCGATCACGTCGAAGGCATTGCTGGAGATCAGCCAGGTGTCGCCGGGCTCGCTCTCGAGCCGGTGACGCAGGTGGGCATAGACCGCCGGGTCGGGCTTGAAGCGCTTGATCTCGTCGACGCTGACCACGTCGTCGAAGCGCTCGCGGATCCCGGCCTGGGTCAGCAGGCCCTCGACCGCCTCACGGCTGCCATTGGAGAAGGCCACGCAGGTCACGCCCGCCTCGGCGAGGCGGTCCAGAGCGGCCGAGGCCTCCGGGAAGGCCGGCAGCCGCGCATAGACGCCCATCAGGTGCTCCTTGTCGTTCTCCGTGAAGCGCGTCTGCAGGGCGCGGTCGGTGAACTCCAGCGCCTCGCGGGTGCAGCGGGAGAAGTCGACGTAGGCCCCCATGAGGCCGCGGCGGAAGCTGTATTCCAGCTGCTTGTCGCGCCAGCGGCGCGAGAATTCCGGGGCCAGGTCCGAGCGGTCCTGGGCGGAGAGACGCTGCTCGAGCTCGGCAACCACGCCGTGGGTGTCGATCAGGGTCCCGTAGACGTCGAAGGCGAGTATCGTGGCCATCCCCTTGCTCCTTCCATCGGTGAGAGTCACCAGCGTGCGCCAGGAGACCCGTCGCGACAAGTCCAGGCGGGATGACGGCTCAGCCGGCCGCGAGCCGTGACAGGGCGAAGCCGGCGATGGCCGTATCCTGCACGCCGGTGCCGGTGAGATCGCACACCGTGAGGGTATCGTCCGACAGGCGCAGGCGCTGGCCCTCAGCGATGACCCGGCCCAGCTCATGGACCTTGAAGGGCACCTCCCCGCCGCCGAACGCCTTGAGCTCGCCGTTGCCCTCGCTCTGTGCCCGGGTATCGCAGACGAAGGCGTCGGCGCGGGTCAGCACCGAGGCATCGAGCTCCCGCTTCTCCGGGCTGTCCGAGCCCATGGCGGTCACGTGCACGCCCGGGGGCAGGTCCCGGGCGTGCAGCAGCGGCGTGCGCGACGGCGTGGCGGTGACGATGATGTCCGCCCGGGCACAGGCGTCGCCCACCTCGGCATGGACGTTCACCGAAAGCCCCCTGCCGCGCATCCGCTCGGCATAGGCCTCGGCGCCCTCCGAGCGACGCGCCCAGACGTCCAGGGTGTCGATGTCACGCACCAGCCGTAGCGCCTCGACCTGGCGCTCGGCCTGTTCGCCTGCGCCCAGCACCGCCACCCGGTGGCTGCCCGGGCGAGACAGGTGCTTCGCCGCGATGGCCCCGGCCAGTGCCGTGCGCACCAGGGTGAGATAGCCCTCGTCGAAGAGCACCGCCTCGACGAGCCCGGTCCGGGCGGAGAACACCAGCATCAGGCCATTGAGGCTCGGCAGTCCCAGCCGGGGGTTGTCGAAGAAGCCGGGGCTGACCTTGATGGCGAAGCACTCGGCGCCCCGGATGTGGGCGGTCTTGACGTCCACCTCGCCGTTGGCCTCCTCGACGGCCATGGAGAGGATCGGCGGCTGCACCACCTCGCCGCGGCCCAGCGCCGCGAACCCCGCCTCCACGGCGGCCAGGGCCTCGTGGTCGATCCCGACGGCCCGCTCGATGGCCTCGCGATGGTAGAGCTGCATGGCGATCTCCGTGAAAGGGTTGAAGCGTCAGCGTCCCGCCAGGACCCGCGCCCGGTCAAGGATCTCGAGGGACACCGCATTGCCGGAGAGGATCAGGGCCACCTTGCGGCCCCGCACCGCCAGGCCATGCTCCTCGATGGCCGCCAGCCCCACCGCGGCGGCGCCCTCCACCAGCCGCTTCTCGTGCTCGAGGATGGCCACCATGGCCCGGGCGATGGCCCGCTCCGAGACCTGGACATGGTCGTCCATCACCTCGCGCACCAGGGCCAGGGTGCAGCGGTTGTCGCGCCCGATGCCGCCGCCCAGCGAATCCCCCAGGCTCTCGACCTCCTCGACGGCCACGGGATACCCCGCCTGGAGGCTTTCCCACATGGCCGCCCCCCGGGACAGGCTCACCCCGGTGACCCGGCACTCGGGCCGGATCGCCTTCACGGCCACGCCGATGCCGCCCAGCAGGCCGCCCCCGGAGAGGCCGACGATGACCCGGTCCAGGTCCGGGCAGTCTTCCATGAGCTCCAGGCCGATGGTGCCCTGCCCCGCAGCGACCAGCGGGTCGTCGAAGGGCGGGATCAGGGTCATGCCGCGTTCGCTCACCAGCCGCTCGACCTCCTCGAAGGCCTCGTCCTGACTGGCGCCGACGCGCCTCGCCTCGGCGCCCAGGGCCTCGATGGCGGCCACCTTGTCGGGCGGCACCAGCCGCGAGAGGCAGATCACCGCCGGCACCCCCTGCTGCGCCGCGGCATAGGCCACGGCGCGGCCATGGTTGCCGGTGGAGGCGGTCACCACCCCGGCCGCCAGGGCCTCGCTGCCGTGACGCTCGATCAAGGCGGCGATCATGTTGGTGGCGCCGCGCAGCTTGAAGGCGCCGGTGGGCTGGCAGGTCTCGAGCTTGAGCAGGATCTCGGCCTCGAAGCGTGCCGAGAGGGCCGCCGAACGCACGAGGGGCGTGCGCACCACCTGGCCGGCGATGCGCCGACGCGCCTGGTGGATCGCCTCCAGGGAGACACCGTGATGGGACATCGTCTCCTCCATGCCAACGGCGTCGCCGCGGGAAGGCCCGCGGCGACGCTCAGGGGTGATGGCCTCACGAATGAGGCCGGGATCTCGGCAGGCCGTCAGGCGACCGTGTCCGCCATCGCCTGGATGGCGCCCTCACGAACCAGCTCGTCCAGCACGGCATCCACGGCGCGGTGGGCCCGGGCGACGATCTCGTCGACCTCCTCGCGGGTGGTGGTCAGCGGCGGCGCGAAGCCCAGGATGTCGCCCTGGGGCATGGCGCGAGCGATGAGGTTCTCCTGCATCGCCGCGGCGGCGATGCGCGGGCCCACCTTGAGCGCCGGGTCGAAGGCCGCGCGGCGGCTCGGCTCGGCGGAGAACTCCAGCGCCGCCAGCATGCCCACGCCGCGCACGTTGCCGACGATGGGATGGTCACCGAAGGCGTCCTGCATCCGCTCCTGGAGGTAGGCGCCGGTCTCGGCGGCATTGCGGGTCAGCCCCTCGCGCTCGATGATCTCGAGGTTCGCCAGCCCCGCGGCGCAGCCCAGGGCGTGACCGGAGTAGGTCCAGCCGTGCCCGATCGGGCCGTACTCGCCGGTGCCCTGCTCCAGCACCTTCCAGACGCGGTCGCCGACGATCACGCCGGAGAGCGGCTGGTAGGCGCTGGTCAGGCCCTTGGCCACGGTGATCAGGTCGGGCTTGATGCCGTAGCGATGGCTGCCGAAGTCGGTGCCGATCCGTCCGAAGCCGCAGACGACCTCGTCGGCGATCAGCAGGACGTCGTACCTGGCCAGCACCGCCTGGATCTCGTCCCAGTAGCCTTCCGGCGGCGGCACGATGCCCCCGGTGCCGAGCACCGGCTCGCCGATGAAGGCGGCCACGGTGTCCGGCCCCTCGGCCAGGATCATCTCCTCGAGCTTGGTGGCGCAGTGCTTCGAGAACTCGCGCTCGGTCATGCCCTCCAGCTCCGCGGCCCGCTGGTAGTAGAACGGCGCCTCGGTGTGGCGGATGGTGTCGATGGGCAGGTCGAAGTGGTCGTGGAACGCCTTGAGGCCGGTCAGCGAGCCCGAGGCGATGCCGGACCCGTGGTAGCCGCGCATGCGCGAGATGACCTTCTTCTTCTGCGGCAGGCCGCGCACGTTGTTGTAGTAGCGCACGATCTTCAGCTGGGTCTCGTTGGCGTCAGAACCGGACATGCCATAGTAGACCTTGGACATGCCGGGGCCGGCGAGCTCGAGGATCTTCTCGGAGAGCGCGATCTGCGGCTCGTTGGAGTGCCCCACGTAGGTGTGGTAGTAGGAGAGCTCGAGGGCCTGGCGGTAGATGGCCTCGGCCACCTCGGTGCGGCCATAGCCGATGTTCACGCAGTACAGGCCGGCGAAGCCGTCGATGAACTCGCGACCGTCCTTGTCGACGATGTGGATGCCCTTGCCGCCCGAGATCACGCGACCCGGTGCGTCGCCATGGGCGAAGTCGCGCAGGTGGGTGGAGGCGTGGAAGGTCACCTTGCGATCGCGCTCGATCAGGTCCTGGTGCTGCTGGCTCATCTCGTTCTCTCTTCTCTCGTCAGGACTCCCCGCCGCGGCGGGGAGGAGGTTCATCGGTTCGCTGGCGGGTCGGCCGGAGCCGGGCGCGGGCGCGGCTAGCTGCCGGAGACGGAGCCCAGGGCGCCGAGGCAGTAGTACTTGGTCTCCAGGTACTCGTCGATGCCGGTCACGCCGCCCTCGCGGCCGAGGCCGGAGTGCTTGACGCCACCGAAGGGCACCGGGGGGCCGGTCATCTTCACCGAGTTCACCGACACCATGCCGAACTCCAGGGCGCGCAGGATCTTCCAGATGCGGCGGATGTCGTGAGTGTAGATGTAGGCAGCCAGCCCGTACTCGGTGTCGTTGGCCATCTCGATGACCTGGTCGTCGTCGGCATAGGCGGTGATCCCGGCCACCGGCGCGAAGCTCTCCTCGTGCCAGATCTTCATGTCGTGGGTCACCCCCGTGAGCAGCACCGGCATGAAGAAGTTCTCGCCCGGCGCCTGCGTCTGGTCGCCGGCCACCAGGGTCGCCCCCTTGGAGATGGCGTCGTCGACGATGGCCGCGGCCTTCTCCACCGCCTGGCGGTGGATCAGCGGACCGAGGTCGACCTCGTTCTCCAGGCCGTTGCCCACGGTCAGGGCCGCCATGCGCTCGGCGAAGTGCTCGACGAACTCGTCATGGATCGACTCGTGGACCAGGATGCGGTCCGCGGCCAGGCAGTCCTGTCCGGCGGTCTGGAACTTGGCCGCCACCGCGGCGAAGGCCGCCTCCCTGGGGTCCATGTCCGGCCCGACAATGAAGGGGGCGTTGCCGCCCAGTTCCAGCGAGACACGCTTCACGGTGTTGGCACACTGCTCCAGCAGCAGCCGGCCCACCCGGGTGGAGCCGGTGAAGGAGAGCGCCTTGACGCGATCCTCGGCACAGAGGATCCGCGATACCTCGGGCGGCTCGCCCAGCACCACGTTGAACACCCCGGCCGGGATGCCGGCACGCTCGGCCAGCTCCGCCAGCGCCAGCGCGGAGAACGGGGTCTCCCCGGCGGGCTTGACGATCACCGGGCAGCCGGCGGCCATGGCGGCGGCAGCCTTGCGGGTGATCATCGCCAGCGGGAAGTTCCAGGGCGTGATCAGGGCGGCGATCCCCACCGGCT from Halomonas aestuarii encodes:
- a CDS encoding cyclodeaminase, which produces MQLYHREAIERAVGIDHEALAAVEAGFAALGRGEVVQPPILSMAVEEANGEVDVKTAHIRGAECFAIKVSPGFFDNPRLGLPSLNGLMLVFSARTGLVEAVLFDEGYLTLVRTALAGAIAAKHLSRPGSHRVAVLGAGEQAERQVEALRLVRDIDTLDVWARRSEGAEAYAERMRGRGLSVNVHAEVGDACARADIIVTATPSRTPLLHARDLPPGVHVTAMGSDSPEKRELDASVLTRADAFVCDTRAQSEGNGELKAFGGGEVPFKVHELGRVIAEGQRLRLSDDTLTVCDLTGTGVQDTAIAGFALSRLAAG
- a CDS encoding aspartate aminotransferase family protein yields the protein MSQQHQDLIERDRKVTFHASTHLRDFAHGDAPGRVISGGKGIHIVDKDGREFIDGFAGLYCVNIGYGRTEVAEAIYRQALELSYYHTYVGHSNEPQIALSEKILELAGPGMSKVYYGMSGSDANETQLKIVRYYNNVRGLPQKKKVISRMRGYHGSGIASGSLTGLKAFHDHFDLPIDTIRHTEAPFYYQRAAELEGMTEREFSKHCATKLEEMILAEGPDTVAAFIGEPVLGTGGIVPPPEGYWDEIQAVLARYDVLLIADEVVCGFGRIGTDFGSHRYGIKPDLITVAKGLTSAYQPLSGVIVGDRVWKVLEQGTGEYGPIGHGWTYSGHALGCAAGLANLEIIEREGLTRNAAETGAYLQERMQDAFGDHPIVGNVRGVGMLAALEFSAEPSRRAAFDPALKVGPRIAAAAMQENLIARAMPQGDILGFAPPLTTTREEVDEIVARAHRAVDAVLDELVREGAIQAMADTVA
- the eutB gene encoding hydroxyectoine utilization dehydratase EutB, whose amino-acid sequence is MSHHGVSLEAIHQARRRIAGQVVRTPLVRSAALSARFEAEILLKLETCQPTGAFKLRGATNMIAALIERHGSEALAAGVVTASTGNHGRAVAYAAAQQGVPAVICLSRLVPPDKVAAIEALGAEARRVGASQDEAFEEVERLVSERGMTLIPPFDDPLVAAGQGTIGLELMEDCPDLDRVIVGLSGGGLLGGIGVAVKAIRPECRVTGVSLSRGAAMWESLQAGYPVAVEEVESLGDSLGGGIGRDNRCTLALVREVMDDHVQVSERAIARAMVAILEHEKRLVEGAAAVGLAAIEEHGLAVRGRKVALILSGNAVSLEILDRARVLAGR
- a CDS encoding haloacid dehalogenase type II gives rise to the protein MATILAFDVYGTLIDTHGVVAELEQRLSAQDRSDLAPEFSRRWRDKQLEYSFRRGLMGAYVDFSRCTREALEFTDRALQTRFTENDKEHLMGVYARLPAFPEASAALDRLAEAGVTCVAFSNGSREAVEGLLTQAGIRERFDDVVSVDEIKRFKPDPAVYAHLRHRLESEPGDTWLISSNAFDVIGARHAGLHAAWVRRSPDAPFDPWGIDPDITVADLDALAERLG
- a CDS encoding NAD-dependent succinate-semialdehyde dehydrogenase, which produces MTLSNKLSDPRLFRQYAYVDGKWTHGDGGREEAVFDPATGETLGHIPWLEPHQITEAVDAAEAAFVHWRALRADERCERLLAWYDLLQANREDLALIMTLEQGKPLPDARGEVEYGASFVRWFAEEGKRTFGETIPSHIPNAALGTIKEPVGIAALITPWNFPLAMITRKAAAAMAAGCPVIVKPAGETPFSALALAELAERAGIPAGVFNVVLGEPPEVSRILCAEDRVKALSFTGSTRVGRLLLEQCANTVKRVSLELGGNAPFIVGPDMDPREAAFAAVAAKFQTAGQDCLAADRILVHESIHDEFVEHFAERMAALTVGNGLENEVDLGPLIHRQAVEKAAAIVDDAISKGATLVAGDQTQAPGENFFMPVLLTGVTHDMKIWHEESFAPVAGITAYADDDQVIEMANDTEYGLAAYIYTHDIRRIWKILRALEFGMVSVNSVKMTGPPVPFGGVKHSGLGREGGVTGIDEYLETKYYCLGALGSVSGS
- a CDS encoding TetR/AcrR family transcriptional regulator; the protein is MTRGRPIAFSPDEAANAAMRVFWARGYDSASTRDLLEAMGLSRSSLYQAFGNKEQLFLEALRRYRESLVGRLERRLEAAPSAMAFLEALFRETAGEAGSDRAALGCLIFNSASELGQRGDPPSRQARESMAAITALLHQAVVRAQAQGDIAPERDAEALASYLTMGMAGLRTLLKSGADIGQAGQAAELLLDGLRR
- a CDS encoding carboxymuconolactone decarboxylase family protein, with the protein product MSADYQMQLPPQTLDNADAKAKPLLEQANDQLGFVPNMYAGMAKAPGVLDTYLHGYALFREDSGFAPPEQEVVFLTISRLNGCGYCMSAHSMLADKMSQVPAEVLEAIRHDQPIPDERLAALSRFTRVMFETRGMPTEADVKAFLDAGFEEQQVLQIVLALAVKTLSNYANHVNHPEIDEAFAGYAWKG